In Chiloscyllium plagiosum isolate BGI_BamShark_2017 chromosome 35, ASM401019v2, whole genome shotgun sequence, a genomic segment contains:
- the tespa1 gene encoding protein ITPRID2 isoform X2, giving the protein MSKSKASTVSEGTGGTVSSVSEILDMYREDPEEILYNLGFGMEEPNITAKIPSRFFSCASHANGINFRVFLEAQVKRLGEENPSYTLASRFRQIEVLTTMANALTSLYSRVSKTPVQKIGPVHQFSFSPDKSIGGASNKLQEGKGNAGKAVQKLRKTITKLCLYGASRDLESPKQKTGSPSTKSPGLELTGDFSVKTDSVRTEVQGMKMTNKKASNSEERDLSHPEEEGSRKPNSAVIKEMWRTDTARSRLYGFSTDSDQSWEMEFPIKQQECSNPVPLHSPDTVWNFYGFGKQPTDTQEFKHIALIQWNSQSSSEESDALKHDVNPQDILGINDSAGSLFQKNANHNT; this is encoded by the exons ATGAGCAAGAGCAAGGCCTCAACTGTCTCTGAAGGAACAGGTGGAACAGTTTCCAG TGTCTCTGAAATACTGGACATGTACAGAGAAGACCCTGAGGAGATTCTGTACAACCTTGGTTTTGGAATGGAAGAGCCCAATATTACAGCAAAAATTCCATCCCGCTTTTTCAGCTGCGCATCTCATGCAAATGGAATAAATTTTAGGGTGTTCTTAGAAGCTCAAGTAAAGAGGCTGGGAGAAGAAAATCCCAGTTACACACTGGCAA GTCGGTTTCGACAAATTGAAGTGCTTACAACGATGGCCAATGCCCTGACCTCTTTGTATTCTCGTGTTTCAAAGACACCAGTACAGAAAATTGGACCTGTTCACCAGTTTTCTTTCAGTCCTGATAAATCCATTGGAGGAGCTTCTAATAAACTGCAAGAAGGGAAGggcaatgctggaaaagcagttcaAAAACTGAGGAAAACGATTACCAAGTTATGTTTATATGGAGCATCCCGGGACTTGGAATCTCCGAAACAAAAGACAGGATCTCCAAGCACGAAGAGCCCAGGATTGGAATTGACTGGTGATTTCAGTGTGAAGACAGACTCTGTGAGAACTGAGGTGCAAGGGatgaaaatgacaaataaaaaagcTTCAAATTCAGAAGAAAGAGATTTGTCTCATCCTGAAGAAGAAGGAAGTAGGAAGCCGAATAGTGCAGTCATCAAGGAGATGTGGAGGACAGACACTGCAAGATCCAGATTGTATGGATTCAGTACAGATTCTGACCAATCTTGGGAAATGGAATTCCCTATTAAGCAGCAAGAGTGTTCTAATCCTGTGCCATTGCATTCTCCAGACACTGTTTGGAATTTTTATGGGTTTGGGAAGCAACCTACTGATACACAGGAATTCAAGCATATTGCATTAATTCAGTGGAACAGCCAGAGCAGCTCAGAAGAAAGTGATGCTTTGAAACATGATGTGAATCCACAGGATATTTTAGGAATCAATGATTCAGCTGGGTCTTTATTCCAGAAAAATGCAAACCACAATACATAG